In the genome of Chitinispirillales bacterium ANBcel5, one region contains:
- the uvrC gene encoding excinuclease ABC subunit UvrC, with the protein MNEKRLHSLLEQISRFPENPGVYLMKDESDAPIYIGKAVNLKSRVRSYFFDAHEERAHIPVMLQKLHHIDWIATNNETEALILEANLIRKVKPRYNVDLRDDKHFPYLKVTTYEPFPRLLIVRKVVRDGSVYFGPYTDVRAMRRTADYARKIFRIRNCNKSLPLQKPVRPCINYSMKRCSGPCGEKISRVEYREAINDLIRFLKGRRSDLIRELEEKMAKASEHLEFEKAAGFRDQIQLIKDASRLQQVDLKLSDTDCDVFGIAHGDRVMCLAVLNFRGGLLMANRHFLFKKTVWDFSEANHDYTILQFYTMEGQQIPKEVLIPPDESFSPAILQRWFDEQGDTKTEVIAPQRGVKKQLIAMAERNAKLYLAQKTPPSAMEDIKDLQKVLALPYLPETIEAFDISNLGESFTVAGMVQFKDGMPNKSGYRRYKIKTVEGQNDFAMMMEVVGRRLKRLKEEGKAFPDLLLIDGGKGQLHSAMQALKDFDNPPLIASLAKQEEILFSPCIEGEIRLPPTHPARKLVQRIRDEVHRYAITYHRKIRGKQFFSSSLENLPAIGKKKATLLLKHFGSVKRIKEAEVAEIAKVEGFSEKSAQQLKNNLSQL; encoded by the coding sequence ATGAACGAAAAAAGATTACACTCACTGTTAGAGCAGATAAGCCGTTTTCCTGAAAATCCGGGCGTTTACCTGATGAAGGATGAATCGGATGCTCCTATTTATATAGGAAAGGCGGTAAATCTTAAAAGCCGCGTGCGATCCTACTTTTTTGATGCTCATGAAGAGCGGGCCCATATCCCCGTGATGCTTCAAAAGCTTCATCACATAGACTGGATAGCCACAAACAATGAAACAGAAGCCCTTATCCTTGAAGCTAACCTGATACGAAAGGTAAAACCACGCTACAACGTGGATCTAAGGGATGATAAACACTTCCCCTACCTGAAAGTGACCACCTATGAGCCCTTTCCACGCCTGCTCATCGTAAGGAAAGTTGTACGGGATGGCTCAGTGTATTTTGGCCCCTATACCGATGTGCGCGCTATGAGAAGAACGGCCGATTATGCCAGAAAAATCTTCAGAATCAGAAACTGTAATAAATCCCTGCCTCTGCAAAAACCAGTACGCCCATGTATAAATTATTCAATGAAACGATGCTCGGGCCCATGTGGAGAAAAAATTTCTCGGGTAGAGTACAGGGAAGCTATAAATGATTTGATCCGGTTCCTTAAAGGACGCCGCAGCGATCTGATCAGGGAGCTTGAAGAGAAGATGGCTAAAGCATCTGAACACCTTGAGTTTGAAAAAGCTGCCGGGTTCCGTGATCAGATTCAGCTCATAAAGGATGCGTCACGGCTTCAGCAGGTCGATCTTAAACTCTCGGATACAGACTGCGATGTGTTCGGTATCGCCCATGGTGACAGGGTGATGTGCCTTGCTGTTCTGAATTTTCGGGGTGGACTGCTTATGGCAAACCGCCACTTTCTGTTTAAAAAAACAGTGTGGGATTTCTCTGAAGCCAACCATGACTACACCATCCTTCAGTTTTATACCATGGAAGGCCAGCAGATCCCCAAAGAGGTCCTGATCCCCCCCGACGAAAGTTTCAGCCCCGCTATTCTCCAACGCTGGTTCGATGAGCAGGGTGATACCAAAACAGAAGTCATTGCCCCGCAACGAGGTGTAAAAAAACAGCTCATTGCAATGGCAGAGAGAAACGCCAAGTTGTATCTGGCTCAAAAAACCCCGCCAAGTGCTATGGAAGACATTAAAGATCTTCAAAAGGTTCTTGCTCTGCCCTATTTGCCAGAAACCATAGAAGCCTTTGATATATCGAACCTTGGCGAGTCGTTTACCGTCGCCGGAATGGTCCAGTTTAAGGATGGAATGCCAAACAAATCGGGCTACAGGCGCTACAAAATTAAAACTGTTGAAGGGCAGAATGATTTTGCCATGATGATGGAAGTGGTAGGCCGACGCCTTAAGAGATTAAAGGAGGAGGGTAAGGCATTTCCTGACCTGCTTTTAATCGATGGCGGAAAGGGACAGCTTCATTCTGCTATGCAAGCCCTGAAAGACTTTGATAATCCACCACTTATAGCATCTTTGGCCAAACAGGAAGAGATACTTTTTTCGCCGTGCATTGAAGGGGAGATCAGATTACCACCCACCCATCCGGCAAGAAAACTGGTGCAGCGCATACGAGATGAAGTGCATCGCTATGCTATCACCTATCACAGAAAAATCAGAGGAAAACAGTTCTTCTCTTCATCACTGGAAAATCTGCCCGCTATAGGTAAGAAAAAGGCGACCCTGCTTCTCAAGCACTTTGGCTCTGTAAAAAGAATAAAGGAAGCGGAAGTAGCTGAAATAGCCAAAGTTGAAGGGTTTTCCGAAAAATCGGCACAGCAGCTCAAAAACAATTTAAGTCAGTTGTGA
- a CDS encoding 6-carboxytetrahydropterin synthase yields the protein MYEITTESHFSAAHRLRDYSGPCENIHGHNWLVRATYRCSELQKNGIGIDFKILKGKLKDILEEFDHKDLNLVLGGEDGLNPSSENLARYIFEKLEKALVDHSGSVARVEVHETPGNLAAYFK from the coding sequence ATGTACGAAATAACTACAGAAAGCCATTTTTCTGCAGCTCACAGGCTAAGAGATTATAGCGGACCGTGCGAAAACATCCATGGTCACAATTGGTTGGTCAGGGCTACATATCGTTGCTCTGAGCTGCAAAAAAACGGTATTGGAATCGATTTTAAGATTCTTAAGGGAAAATTGAAGGATATCTTAGAAGAGTTTGATCACAAAGACCTTAATTTAGTTTTAGGTGGTGAAGACGGACTTAATCCCTCCTCTGAAAACCTTGCCCGGTATATTTTTGAAAAACTGGAAAAGGCACTGGTCGATCACAGTGGCTCTGTGGCCAGAGTTGAGGTTCACGAGACACCAGGAAACCTTGCAGCTTACTTCAAATGA
- a CDS encoding ABC transporter permease — protein sequence MIKYLDRLAEVTGKNFRESILFLGRIFTFLLKSLCRRPHFGKIRDQMFELGVCSFPLILLVSVFSGFIATLTYSEITARFHATPILMGRMVGTTIFIEIGPALVGLILSARVAARIAAQLGSMKVSEQLDAMVCLSLDPYRYVIQPRIIACFIMAPTFYVFSSVLAVIAAQILSTVLYGLAPIAFYNGMRNGFSVQTISTGFVKVITFTTINALIGCFFGFSVKGGAQNIGRATRNAVVASSVLILVANLIISSLFL from the coding sequence TTGATAAAATATTTAGACAGGCTTGCTGAAGTAACCGGTAAAAATTTCCGGGAATCTATACTCTTTTTGGGTCGCATTTTCACTTTTTTGCTTAAAAGTTTGTGCCGAAGACCACATTTTGGTAAAATAAGAGACCAAATGTTTGAATTGGGGGTCTGCTCGTTTCCTTTGATACTACTGGTAAGTGTGTTTTCGGGCTTTATCGCTACGCTGACCTATTCTGAAATAACCGCCAGATTTCATGCCACCCCTATTCTTATGGGCAGAATGGTAGGGACTACCATCTTTATTGAAATAGGCCCGGCTCTTGTAGGATTGATTCTTTCTGCCAGAGTTGCTGCAAGAATCGCAGCTCAGCTTGGTTCAATGAAGGTATCAGAGCAACTTGATGCTATGGTATGCCTCTCACTGGACCCTTATAGGTATGTTATTCAGCCCAGGATAATTGCATGTTTCATTATGGCACCGACCTTTTATGTTTTTAGCTCAGTTTTAGCCGTAATTGCAGCACAGATACTCTCAACTGTGCTCTACGGACTCGCTCCCATTGCTTTTTATAATGGTATGAGGAATGGTTTCTCTGTGCAGACTATCTCAACCGGCTTTGTAAAAGTAATTACCTTTACCACTATAAATGCCCTTATAGGATGTTTTTTCGGTTTCTCTGTGAAGGGTGGGGCCCAAAATATCGGTCGGGCAACGCGAAACGCCGTTGTTGCATCAAGTGTGCTGATCCTGGTTGCAAATCTTATTATATCGAGCCTGTTTTTGTGA
- a CDS encoding ATP-binding protein — translation MSKEKTVLKRKHKTPFFWIDLSMVIMLIAGLSFSALIGITEVKQLREDLKYHSQVIARSLNVEHVSALTGQRADSSDAYYPRLKAQFQRLNKMYPQGSTVFLVGRNKKTEPHFLLHSSSELEGWITEDKLYPDISAHLSEAIDAEKRFISYSGMIYTFSPVKEGYENNPVAYLGIGIEVNECRFMAAKAVKVPLITTVIFLLVLLAFKILLNSRFIKKVTIRKETFITGVCALSLTLMVSWKVHIIELNTLKSNLSMLADTENANIIRALESLRDEELGGLTNLIRSNQHIQKEDFSLYTKHLVGIDHVHGWAWIEAVKKAEESGFEQLTGIEIWKENNDPIKDTEFYHYYYPVVHREPSEKNDILLGFDHSSEKNRKKGIKTAYTTDLVSASDPVVLITGEDSTKGIILYRAVRDINNPLKLRGFATAVIEPQKLLRNTVGSGLRGDSSVIDVRLWQVDSTTPDLLAYSSKRLVSQPFSSGSDIFRRNFSAVRPVLLFGKVFAVEVLPGLSFSKMYPARSGWLVGLLMSLISLSVIALVNTTANKRDKLKRQVDRRTVALKKSEAKLNATLLSIGEGVITTDIFGKITMINSVAETLSGWTFKEAYEKPIETVLSYDGLNSTVLSSSPVSMVLSNGKVYEPKKCLLLKSKDGKERLTELIGAPIKEEEGVTGVVLVFRDVTEKEKLIEATQLNQRLQSLSVLAGGIAHDFNNMLTGIYGYIDLASESEKEQAGSYLKTALDTITKARGLSNQLLTFAKGGAPVKTSARLSTVISECINFVLSGSKVVCKYTYSEDLYACFMDKSQIAQVIDNILINALQAMPEGGEIEITAKNHILNEKQHPYLKGGRYVLLSIKDHGIGIEPEKLNRIYDPFFSDKPKGHGLGLSTCYSIISRHEGAMDVESKPNEGTTFHIILPASENQEHKEAKKDSARHKGKGLILIMDDEEILRKSISAMVEAIGYRTICAKDGKEAVELFMKAKVEEIPFTAAILDLTIPGAMGGKEAIKKIREEDKEVPAFVFSGYADDPVMADPNAYGFTASIPKPFRISELSEVFNRYLRKCWKAG, via the coding sequence GTGTCTAAAGAGAAAACAGTTTTGAAAAGAAAACACAAGACCCCCTTTTTCTGGATAGATCTGTCGATGGTTATTATGCTAATTGCAGGGTTATCCTTTTCTGCTTTGATAGGTATAACAGAGGTTAAGCAGTTACGAGAGGATCTGAAGTACCATTCCCAGGTAATTGCCAGGAGTTTAAATGTAGAGCACGTGTCCGCTCTTACAGGTCAAAGAGCGGATAGTTCGGATGCATACTATCCCAGACTAAAAGCCCAGTTTCAGCGATTAAATAAAATGTATCCCCAAGGCAGCACGGTTTTTTTAGTGGGCCGAAATAAAAAAACGGAGCCCCATTTCTTACTGCACTCCAGTTCAGAGCTTGAGGGGTGGATAACAGAAGATAAGCTTTATCCTGATATCAGCGCTCATTTGAGTGAAGCCATTGATGCCGAAAAGAGATTTATCAGTTACTCCGGTATGATCTATACTTTTTCACCGGTAAAAGAGGGTTATGAAAACAATCCGGTTGCGTATTTAGGAATTGGCATAGAAGTAAATGAGTGCAGATTCATGGCTGCAAAAGCAGTCAAGGTACCGTTAATAACCACAGTTATTTTCCTTTTGGTACTGCTGGCGTTTAAAATCCTTCTTAACAGCAGGTTTATCAAAAAGGTAACTATCCGAAAAGAGACCTTTATTACAGGTGTATGTGCGCTAAGTCTAACACTTATGGTTTCCTGGAAAGTTCATATCATAGAACTAAATACCCTAAAGAGTAATCTTTCGATGCTGGCTGATACAGAGAACGCAAATATTATACGGGCATTGGAGAGTTTACGTGATGAAGAGCTTGGGGGGCTGACAAATTTAATAAGGTCCAATCAACACATTCAAAAAGAAGATTTTTCTCTCTATACAAAACACCTTGTTGGTATTGACCACGTTCATGGCTGGGCCTGGATAGAGGCTGTTAAAAAGGCTGAAGAGAGCGGCTTTGAGCAGTTAACCGGCATAGAAATTTGGAAAGAAAACAATGACCCAATAAAGGACACAGAGTTTTATCACTATTACTATCCTGTCGTTCACAGGGAACCTTCTGAAAAAAACGATATACTGTTAGGGTTTGATCATAGTTCGGAAAAAAACAGAAAAAAGGGAATAAAAACAGCCTATACTACTGACCTTGTCTCTGCGAGTGATCCCGTAGTACTCATAACGGGTGAGGATAGTACAAAGGGCATTATTCTCTACAGAGCAGTAAGGGATATAAACAATCCTTTGAAACTCCGGGGCTTTGCTACAGCTGTAATTGAACCGCAAAAACTGCTCAGAAACACAGTAGGATCAGGATTAAGAGGGGATAGTTCTGTAATCGATGTAAGACTATGGCAGGTAGATTCCACAACGCCAGATCTCCTTGCGTATTCGTCGAAGCGCCTGGTAAGCCAGCCGTTTAGCAGTGGCAGTGACATATTCAGGCGAAACTTTTCGGCGGTGCGGCCAGTGTTACTATTTGGAAAGGTGTTCGCGGTGGAAGTCTTGCCCGGGCTTAGTTTCAGTAAAATGTATCCTGCCAGATCCGGGTGGTTAGTTGGGTTATTAATGTCACTGATATCGCTAAGTGTTATTGCCCTGGTAAATACAACAGCAAACAAACGTGATAAACTAAAACGGCAGGTTGATAGAAGAACCGTTGCTCTTAAAAAAAGTGAAGCAAAACTCAATGCAACCTTACTCTCTATTGGAGAGGGGGTAATTACTACAGATATCTTTGGCAAGATAACAATGATAAATAGTGTGGCCGAAACGCTAAGCGGATGGACATTTAAGGAAGCGTATGAAAAACCCATAGAAACTGTTTTAAGTTATGACGGTCTAAACTCTACTGTCTTAAGCAGCAGTCCAGTAAGCATGGTCTTATCAAACGGCAAAGTATACGAACCGAAAAAATGCTTACTGCTCAAGTCAAAGGATGGAAAGGAACGTCTGACAGAGCTGATTGGGGCTCCAATTAAAGAAGAGGAGGGGGTGACAGGAGTAGTGCTTGTGTTTCGTGATGTTACCGAGAAAGAAAAGCTTATCGAAGCAACCCAGTTAAACCAGCGCCTTCAGTCGTTATCTGTTCTCGCGGGAGGAATAGCACATGATTTTAATAATATGCTTACAGGAATATATGGTTATATTGATCTGGCCAGTGAAAGTGAAAAGGAACAGGCAGGCAGCTATTTAAAAACTGCCCTTGATACCATAACCAAAGCGCGCGGACTTAGTAATCAACTTCTTACATTTGCTAAAGGAGGCGCTCCGGTAAAAACCTCTGCCAGGCTTAGCACAGTAATCAGTGAATGCATAAACTTTGTTCTAAGCGGATCGAAGGTGGTTTGCAAGTACACCTATTCTGAAGATCTCTACGCCTGCTTTATGGATAAATCTCAAATCGCGCAGGTTATTGATAATATTCTTATCAATGCACTGCAGGCTATGCCCGAAGGCGGAGAGATTGAAATAACCGCCAAAAACCATATCTTAAACGAAAAGCAACATCCGTATTTGAAGGGTGGCAGATATGTTTTACTCTCCATAAAGGACCATGGTATCGGAATCGAACCGGAGAAACTGAACAGAATCTATGACCCCTTTTTCAGTGATAAACCCAAAGGTCATGGGTTAGGACTTTCTACCTGTTACTCAATTATCAGCAGACATGAAGGGGCGATGGATGTGGAATCAAAACCCAATGAGGGTACTACTTTTCATATCATACTACCCGCATCAGAAAATCAGGAGCACAAAGAGGCAAAAAAAGATTCTGCCAGGCACAAGGGAAAAGGTCTGATACTGATAATGGATGATGAGGAGATTTTACGAAAAAGTATCAGTGCTATGGTTGAGGCCATAGGGTATCGTACTATCTGTGCAAAGGACGGGAAAGAGGCTGTCGAGCTCTTTATGAAAGCAAAAGTTGAAGAAATCCCGTTCACAGCAGCCATTCTCGATTTAACCATACCAGGAGCAATGGGCGGAAAAGAGGCAATAAAAAAGATCCGTGAAGAAGACAAAGAGGTGCCCGCTTTTGTTTTCAGTGGATATGCAGACGATCCCGTGATGGCAGACCCAAATGCTTATGGTTTTACCGCAAGTATTCCCAAGCCATTTAGGATATCGGAACTTTCTGAGGTGTTTAACAGGTATTTGAGAAAATGTTGGAAAGCAGGCTAA
- the queC gene encoding 7-cyano-7-deazaguanine synthase QueC, giving the protein MKKKAVLLLSGGLDSATCAIVAKDQHYDLFALSFAYGQRHSVELDAAKKIADFVAVAQHHIVTIDLASFGGSALTTDKEVPKNRSNDENIPATYVPARNTIFLSFALGWAEVLNCRDIFIGVNAVDYSGYPDCRPEFIDAYQKMANLATKAAIEGQKVTIHTPLIDLKKSEIIKRGINLGMDYSLTHSCYDPDENGLACGECDSCRIRRDGFEKAGIGDPTKYKNR; this is encoded by the coding sequence TTGAAAAAAAAGGCAGTTCTTTTACTCAGTGGAGGTTTAGATAGTGCTACCTGTGCAATTGTTGCTAAAGATCAACACTATGACCTTTTTGCCTTAAGCTTTGCTTACGGGCAGCGCCATAGTGTCGAGTTAGATGCAGCTAAAAAAATTGCGGATTTTGTAGCTGTTGCTCAGCATCACATTGTTACTATAGATCTGGCTTCATTTGGAGGTAGCGCTCTAACGACAGATAAAGAAGTACCAAAAAATCGTTCCAATGATGAAAACATCCCTGCGACTTACGTACCAGCCCGAAACACCATATTTCTCTCATTTGCTCTTGGTTGGGCAGAGGTGCTTAATTGCCGGGATATCTTTATTGGGGTAAATGCGGTTGATTATTCCGGATATCCGGATTGCAGACCAGAATTCATTGATGCGTATCAAAAAATGGCTAATCTGGCAACAAAAGCTGCTATTGAGGGTCAGAAAGTAACGATCCATACCCCACTAATAGACTTAAAAAAATCAGAAATAATAAAAAGAGGTATAAACCTTGGCATGGATTACTCCCTGACACATAGCTGCTATGATCCTGATGAAAATGGTTTAGCCTGTGGTGAGTGTGATAGTTGCAGAATTCGCAGGGATGGTTTTGAGAAAGCTGGTATTGGCGACCCTACTAAGTATAAAAACAGATAG
- a CDS encoding radical SAM protein: MIEISEIFKSIQGESTFAGKLCSFVRLKGCNLSCTWCDTSYTQTEMGQRKSVDSIIKELGKHQVSLVEITGGEPLLQNQTPELCEKLLNQGYTVLLETNGSRDIGVLPSGVRRIVDIKCPGSGMASRFLKSNIDLLVDSDECKFVISDLNDARWAFEFIRKYDLISRCPVNISPVGAKGNLRELAEFIIERNEDVRLNIQLHKIIWGDRRGV; the protein is encoded by the coding sequence ATGATTGAAATATCAGAAATATTTAAAAGCATACAGGGGGAGTCTACCTTTGCTGGCAAATTGTGCTCCTTTGTACGTTTGAAGGGTTGTAATCTTTCCTGCACCTGGTGTGACACATCATATACCCAGACTGAAATGGGTCAGAGAAAAAGCGTAGATTCAATTATTAAGGAACTGGGGAAGCATCAAGTATCGCTGGTAGAAATCACAGGCGGTGAACCTCTATTGCAAAACCAAACCCCCGAACTTTGTGAAAAGCTGCTAAACCAAGGATACACAGTACTTCTTGAGACGAACGGGAGTAGGGATATAGGAGTACTTCCTTCAGGAGTAAGAAGGATTGTGGATATAAAATGTCCCGGAAGTGGGATGGCTTCACGTTTTTTGAAAAGCAACATAGACCTTCTGGTGGACTCTGATGAGTGCAAGTTTGTGATATCAGATCTGAATGATGCCCGCTGGGCTTTTGAATTTATCAGAAAATATGATCTGATATCCCGATGCCCTGTTAACATTTCCCCTGTAGGGGCAAAGGGAAACTTAAGGGAACTTGCAGAATTCATAATTGAGAGAAATGAAGATGTAAGACTAAACATTCAGTTGCATAAAATTATTTGGGGTGACAGGAGGGGTGTTTGA
- a CDS encoding family 16 glycosylhydrolase, which yields MGFDSRAKVTDKLLFVIMVLFLSVHSAPPPTLEGWELVFEDTFEGNSLDLSKWNPTYNWGNMHNHRAYCDAENVIVEDGTLRIKGEARRHPDAPETHTHGGETFTMNYTSGAIDTRNKFSFKYGYLEGRFKAPPQRGTWPAFWTLQDGWPPEIDILEIPHDRRDHHYYLHYTDLDYFEEHNRHHWDHERSFGGVHRGPDKSADFYNYGVEWDEHNMNFYFDDQMIASFHRPREISQLEEQYILINLAIGGWAGNEIEVTEDNPAWFESEWIRVWQRKEALPTTIRLYSLAEGGCMVPDDNRLVVGDCTDSSAFIEMQSLGGNSYRLIFGDQVLDIPGESTSAGAEAGLWGWNGGEHQRALLEPQPDFTGTVVRIRMQHSNHYLRVDGDGRVIQDWNSSWEWNQNWRVVTSDEELSTSVAQKPLQSKSIGTTPAIIQRNNILEIVPGSESAADDISVSINDLKGRQVMEYKVRGRTTLDLSSLPRGSYIASLRTARGVERRRFVLER from the coding sequence ATGGGGTTCGACTCAAGGGCTAAAGTTACGGATAAATTGCTGTTTGTGATTATGGTTTTGTTTCTTAGCGTACACAGTGCACCTCCGCCAACCCTTGAAGGGTGGGAGCTTGTATTTGAGGATACCTTTGAGGGCAATTCACTTGATCTTAGTAAATGGAATCCTACCTATAACTGGGGCAACATGCATAATCACCGCGCCTACTGCGATGCGGAAAACGTGATAGTCGAAGATGGTACACTCAGGATAAAGGGTGAAGCGCGGAGGCATCCTGATGCCCCCGAAACTCACACTCACGGCGGTGAGACCTTTACAATGAATTACACTTCAGGGGCAATCGATACAAGAAATAAGTTTTCCTTTAAGTACGGGTACCTCGAGGGACGTTTTAAAGCCCCGCCCCAAAGAGGTACATGGCCTGCCTTTTGGACCCTTCAGGATGGATGGCCACCAGAGATCGATATACTTGAGATCCCTCATGACAGAAGGGATCATCACTACTATCTCCATTACACCGACCTTGACTACTTTGAGGAGCATAATCGTCACCACTGGGACCATGAACGCTCTTTTGGAGGAGTTCACCGTGGCCCGGATAAATCCGCGGACTTTTACAACTACGGTGTAGAGTGGGATGAACACAACATGAATTTCTATTTTGATGATCAGATGATAGCGTCATTTCACAGACCCCGGGAGATCTCTCAATTGGAAGAACAGTATATACTTATCAACCTTGCCATCGGTGGCTGGGCCGGCAATGAAATCGAAGTTACTGAAGATAACCCGGCCTGGTTTGAAAGTGAATGGATACGAGTATGGCAGAGAAAAGAGGCACTGCCCACGACAATCAGGCTCTACTCTCTGGCAGAGGGTGGCTGTATGGTTCCCGATGATAACAGACTCGTTGTGGGGGACTGCACCGATTCATCAGCATTCATTGAGATGCAATCCCTCGGGGGGAACTCTTATCGTCTTATTTTCGGAGACCAGGTGCTCGACATACCAGGCGAGTCGACAAGCGCAGGTGCAGAGGCCGGGCTCTGGGGATGGAATGGTGGTGAACATCAGAGGGCACTGCTTGAACCCCAGCCAGACTTCACCGGCACGGTTGTGCGTATCAGGATGCAGCACAGTAATCACTACCTGCGAGTTGATGGTGATGGCAGGGTGATTCAGGACTGGAACAGCTCATGGGAGTGGAATCAGAACTGGAGAGTTGTAACAAGTGATGAAGAACTGAGTACTTCAGTAGCACAGAAACCCCTGCAGTCTAAATCTATTGGAACCACACCCGCTATCATTCAGCGCAACAATATTCTCGAAATTGTCCCCGGTAGTGAGTCTGCTGCGGATGATATCTCAGTAAGCATAAATGATTTAAAGGGAAGACAGGTTATGGAATACAAGGTAAGAGGCAGAACCACTCTTGATCTCAGCAGTTTGCCCCGGGGTAGTTATATTGCTAGTTTAAGAACAGCGAGGGGTGTTGAGAGGAGGAGGTTTGTGCTTGAGAGATAG
- the sppA gene encoding signal peptide peptidase SppA, whose translation MKTITIELKGQYSEIGPQVKGIDLSATKRFRLDRFFELIELTIKNRSIKKVLIHRREGFAVPAFGGVEEIYLGLKRLKDAGKELFYYAPEYEMVDCVLGSIATQRIIHPLGQVSFFGIGFTSLFFKKLLDKHSIDVEVIRRGKYKSAADTVRCDEYDQYARKQYQTLADGVVEIMRDTVTGSSESAYTQSLLDEMLSGEKVFTASEAVKQGLVDQLRTVDDLSNEWQKEKIKKVAIKKYKGQFGSGAKIAVLVFEGMIIDGENRRHPLFGQAIGDKSMISSIRALGKNRKIKAVVFRINSGGGSAIASENILRELIALNDKKPVVISMGPVAGSGGYWISTTGRRLFALPSTVTGSIGVLSLYFNFAEVLRKHGITADSVKSGDLADFASALRPLSETEYNNIDHITGHLYEEFIERVAKARNLSIKRVDELGEGQVFLGKDADEMDLVDDLGGLYDAIDYAKELIRTKKATIVFKPKVKIPFLMKLLSAKQSGAAFYDGIKGTDTLHNSMANISQPLTPISLVKACLSLHGKTLFIDPFLQSFLEKRDTDVFNRDDS comes from the coding sequence ATGAAAACAATTACAATTGAATTAAAGGGACAATACTCAGAGATCGGCCCACAGGTTAAGGGAATCGATCTTTCCGCTACCAAACGTTTTCGTTTAGACAGATTTTTTGAATTAATTGAGTTAACCATTAAGAATCGTTCAATAAAGAAGGTTCTTATCCATAGAAGAGAAGGGTTTGCGGTACCTGCGTTTGGTGGAGTGGAAGAGATTTATTTAGGGCTCAAACGACTTAAAGATGCCGGTAAGGAACTTTTCTACTACGCACCGGAATATGAAATGGTAGACTGTGTTCTTGGCTCAATCGCTACCCAACGCATTATCCATCCTCTCGGCCAGGTTTCTTTTTTTGGAATAGGATTTACTTCTCTCTTTTTCAAAAAACTGCTTGATAAGCACTCCATTGATGTAGAAGTAATACGACGTGGTAAGTATAAGAGCGCAGCAGATACAGTACGATGTGACGAGTATGACCAGTACGCAAGAAAACAGTATCAAACCTTGGCTGATGGCGTTGTAGAAATAATGCGTGATACGGTAACCGGATCTTCTGAATCCGCTTACACCCAAAGTTTGCTCGATGAGATGCTATCCGGGGAAAAAGTGTTCACTGCTTCAGAAGCCGTAAAGCAGGGGTTAGTTGATCAGCTACGTACTGTTGACGATCTTAGCAATGAGTGGCAAAAGGAAAAAATCAAGAAGGTTGCTATAAAAAAATACAAAGGGCAGTTTGGGTCAGGTGCAAAAATTGCCGTTCTTGTGTTTGAAGGAATGATTATTGATGGTGAAAACCGTCGACATCCGCTCTTTGGACAAGCTATTGGTGATAAATCGATGATCAGTTCAATAAGAGCACTTGGAAAGAATCGCAAAATTAAGGCTGTGGTGTTCAGAATTAATAGTGGTGGTGGTTCTGCAATTGCAAGTGAAAACATCCTTAGGGAACTTATAGCCCTGAATGATAAAAAACCTGTAGTTATCTCTATGGGACCGGTTGCGGGAAGTGGCGGGTACTGGATATCCACAACAGGACGTCGGCTTTTTGCTCTTCCATCAACAGTTACCGGTTCTATTGGGGTTCTTTCACTCTATTTTAATTTTGCTGAAGTGCTTCGTAAACATGGTATCACAGCAGACAGTGTAAAGAGTGGTGATTTGGCCGACTTTGCTTCTGCTCTTCGTCCACTTAGCGAAACAGAGTATAACAACATTGATCACATAACCGGACATCTCTATGAAGAATTTATTGAACGTGTAGCTAAGGCCAGAAACCTGTCTATAAAACGAGTTGATGAGCTTGGGGAGGGGCAGGTTTTTCTTGGAAAAGATGCAGATGAAATGGATTTAGTTGATGACTTAGGTGGGTTATACGATGCCATTGATTACGCAAAGGAGCTTATACGGACGAAAAAGGCAACGATTGTTTTTAAACCAAAAGTAAAAATTCCCTTTTTAATGAAATTGCTGAGTGCAAAACAGTCCGGCGCTGCTTTTTATGATGGAATAAAGGGAACCGATACGTTGCACAACAGTATGGCAAATATCAGCCAACCATTAACTCCTATATCTTTAGTTAAAGCATGTCTCTCTCTGCATGGTAAAACGCTCTTTATCGACCCGTTTTTACAATCCTTTTTGGAAAAACGGGATACTGATGTTTTTAACAGGGATGATAGCTGA